Within Nitrospira sp. MA-1, the genomic segment AACGGGGAAGGATCACTGTCGCGGCGACCACCGGCCCGGCCAGAGGACCCCGGCCAGCCTCGTCCAGTCCTGCAATACGCCGGAATCCGCGGGCTCTGGCCGCTTGTTCAAAAAAGTCTGTCGGGCCCGCATCCATGAATGAGGGAGAGGCGGTTGGCAATGAAAGGTGAGCCCCTTCTCCTGCGCTATTCCGATACTTCCGTGGGTGCTGATTCACCGGACTCAGGTACATCCACTGCCACCGCAGCATTTTTCACGGTTTTTGGTGTACGCGAAAATTCCCGTTCTGAAACTTTGGCGGCCTTGCCTTTTTTGTCTCGAAGGTAATACAGCTTTGCCCGTCGCACTTGACCTTTTCTTATGACTTCGATGCCGGCCAGATTAGGGGAGTGAAGGGGGAAAATTCGCTCGACTCCGACCCCAAAGGAAATCTTACGAACGGTAAAATTCTCACATACTTTACGGCCTTTGCGAGCGATCACGAGCCCTTCAAACACCTGAATGCGTTCCTTGGCCTCTTCCTTCTTTTTCCCGTATTGTCGTTCTTCAACAACGCGGACCTTGACTCTGACCGTGTCACCTATTTCAAAAAACGGCACGGTTCCCTGTGCTAACGATTGCTCTAAACGCTCCAATAAATTCATGAGAGTCTCCCTCCTTCAAGGTCTCGTCGTACGACTGGACGTCGAGGTATAGTTGTGTTCAATTTCTTCCAATAACTGACGATCTTCACTACTCCAGATATGATTGTC encodes:
- the rplS gene encoding 50S ribosomal protein L19 encodes the protein MNLLERLEQSLAQGTVPFFEIGDTVRVKVRVVEERQYGKKKEEAKERIQVFEGLVIARKGRKVCENFTVRKISFGVGVERIFPLHSPNLAGIEVIRKGQVRRAKLYYLRDKKGKAAKVSEREFSRTPKTVKNAAVAVDVPESGESAPTEVSE